In one Lachnospiraceae bacterium GAM79 genomic region, the following are encoded:
- a CDS encoding AMP-binding protein yields the protein MITELKPEEGIAGKFVKTAFDENGVLSKIEFTNDETFNFAFDVVDALAEKTPDKTALIYVSRDKEEKKFTFKEIKEYSNMAANYYKSLGIKKGDRVLLVLKRHYQFWFTILALHKIGAVAIPATNILKVEDYRYRIEAANVKAVVCTADDKIPDAMAAIDPDDKVIKVIVNGEREHFHPFDKDILSFSKEFARPTGEDTVYAHDTMIIMFTSGTTKHPKMVAHNHLYALGHYITARYWHNVKTDGIHFTVSDTGWGKALWGKLYGQWLCETCIFVYDFDVFSADNIMKLVEQYKITTFCAPPTLYRILVKMDLSKYDLSALTYCTTAGEALNPEVFYKFKEMTGFTIFEGFGQTETTLAIGNLKNTTPRPGSMGKASPLYDVHIMRPDGTLADVDETGEIVIKIADGEPYGLFSTYNNNEEMTKEVKHDGYYHMGDTAYMDKDGYFWFVGRVDDIIKVAGYRVGPFEIENEIMKIPYVLECAVTAIPDGTRGQAIKATIVLTEGTVGDDNLKKELKRYFKENMASYKRPRVIEFVDEMPKTISGKVRRVEIKEKDWK from the coding sequence ATGATAACAGAGTTAAAACCGGAAGAAGGAATTGCCGGAAAGTTTGTCAAGACAGCATTTGATGAGAATGGTGTATTAAGCAAGATTGAATTTACAAATGATGAGACCTTTAATTTTGCATTTGATGTAGTGGATGCATTAGCAGAAAAGACACCAGATAAGACAGCATTGATCTATGTGTCCAGAGATAAGGAAGAAAAGAAGTTTACATTTAAAGAGATCAAAGAGTATTCCAATATGGCAGCAAATTATTATAAGAGCCTTGGCATCAAGAAGGGCGACAGAGTGCTGCTTGTATTAAAGCGCCATTATCAGTTCTGGTTTACGATCCTTGCACTTCACAAGATTGGAGCAGTAGCAATTCCTGCAACCAATATCTTAAAGGTAGAAGATTACAGATACAGAATTGAAGCTGCAAATGTAAAGGCTGTTGTATGTACAGCTGATGACAAGATTCCGGATGCAATGGCAGCCATCGATCCGGATGATAAGGTGATCAAGGTTATCGTAAATGGTGAGAGAGAGCATTTCCATCCATTTGATAAAGATATCCTTTCATTCAGCAAAGAATTTGCACGTCCGACAGGTGAAGATACAGTCTATGCACATGATACCATGATCATCATGTTCACATCAGGAACAACCAAGCATCCAAAGATGGTAGCACATAATCATCTGTATGCACTTGGACATTATATTACAGCAAGATATTGGCATAACGTAAAGACGGATGGTATTCATTTTACAGTATCCGATACCGGCTGGGGTAAGGCTCTCTGGGGCAAGCTCTATGGTCAGTGGTTATGTGAGACCTGTATCTTTGTTTATGATTTTGATGTATTCAGTGCAGACAATATCATGAAGCTTGTAGAACAGTACAAGATCACAACCTTCTGTGCGCCACCAACCCTTTACAGAATCCTTGTTAAGATGGATCTAAGCAAATACGACCTTTCCGCACTGACTTACTGCACAACCGCAGGAGAAGCCCTGAATCCGGAAGTATTCTATAAATTCAAAGAGATGACAGGATTTACGATCTTTGAAGGCTTTGGTCAGACAGAGACTACACTTGCGATCGGAAATCTGAAAAATACAACACCGAGACCGGGTTCCATGGGTAAGGCAAGCCCACTCTATGATGTTCACATTATGAGACCGGACGGAACACTTGCTGATGTAGATGAGACCGGAGAGATCGTTATTAAGATTGCAGATGGCGAGCCATATGGTCTGTTCTCTACTTATAATAATAATGAGGAAATGACAAAAGAAGTTAAGCACGATGGTTATTACCACATGGGTGATACCGCATATATGGACAAGGATGGATATTTCTGGTTCGTAGGCCGTGTGGATGATATCATCAAGGTTGCCGGATACCGTGTTGGACCTTTTGAGATTGAAAATGAGATTATGAAGATCCCATATGTTCTGGAATGTGCAGTTACAGCTATACCGGATGGAACCAGAGGACAGGCGATCAAGGCAACGATCGTTCTGACAGAAGGAACGGTTGGCGATGATAATCTGAAGAAAGAGCTGAAGCGTTATTTCAAGGAGAATATGGCGAGCTACAAACGTCCTCGTGTGATCGAATTTGTCGATGAGATGCCAAAGACGATCAGTGGTAAGGTAAGACGTGTAGAGATCAAAGAGAAAGACTGGAAATAA
- a CDS encoding energy-coupling factor transporter transmembrane protein EcfT, translating to MGKENQDAFADCHPIVNFIYFVSVIAFGMMSLHPVCLMIAFMGAFAYSVCLGGRKAVLRNLRYMIPVIILTALINPAFSHQGVTVLWHFPTGNALTLESILYGLAAAGMLVTVLCWFASLNRVLTSDKMIYLFGRFAPYLSLVISMTLKFFPEFGARIRQVYQAQKCAGFIVEGRYFKRIRTGMRVISSATTWALERAVITGDSMRSRGYGIGRRTAFSLFRFHRRDAVCLAGILILAGMTLAGFLSGQMAMRYYPYVAVAAWNIRSKVAFGSYLVLAVWPTGMHIAEVLMWKKRCRVMQSGDTIEAAVGSR from the coding sequence GTGGGAAAAGAAAATCAGGATGCATTTGCAGATTGTCATCCAATCGTTAATTTCATATATTTTGTCAGTGTGATCGCATTTGGAATGATGTCATTACATCCGGTGTGTCTGATGATAGCATTTATGGGAGCATTTGCATATTCGGTCTGCCTTGGTGGAAGAAAAGCGGTTTTGCGGAATCTACGATACATGATACCGGTCATAATCCTGACGGCACTGATCAATCCGGCATTCAGTCATCAGGGAGTTACGGTATTATGGCATTTTCCGACAGGAAATGCATTGACGCTGGAATCCATACTGTATGGACTTGCGGCAGCAGGGATGCTTGTGACTGTGCTTTGTTGGTTTGCGTCTCTTAATCGTGTGCTGACATCGGATAAGATGATCTATTTATTTGGAAGATTTGCACCATACCTGTCTTTGGTCATATCTATGACATTGAAATTTTTCCCGGAGTTTGGAGCAAGGATCCGTCAGGTATATCAGGCACAGAAATGTGCAGGATTTATAGTAGAAGGTAGATATTTTAAACGTATAAGGACAGGTATGCGGGTAATTTCATCTGCGACGACCTGGGCACTTGAACGTGCGGTCATTACCGGAGACAGTATGCGCAGCCGGGGATATGGAATCGGAAGACGTACGGCCTTTTCTCTGTTCCGTTTTCACAGGCGGGATGCGGTCTGTCTGGCAGGAATATTGATCCTTGCAGGTATGACATTGGCAGGGTTCTTATCGGGGCAGATGGCGATGCGGTATTATCCGTATGTGGCTGTGGCGGCATGGAATATCCGGTCGAAAGTTGCATTTGGAAGTTATCTGGTTCTGGCAGTATGGCCGACCGGTATGCATATAGCAGAGGTATTGATGTGGAAGAAAAGATGCCGTGTGATGCAGTCGGGAGATACTATTGAGGCGGCAGTAGGCAGCCGGTAA
- a CDS encoding acyl-CoA thioesterase, which translates to MIDMEIKPYERMVYYYETDRMGIVHHSNYIRWFEEARLDWMKQVGWDYKTIEDDNIIIPVLSVSAEYKTMSRYGDNVVIYVKLAEYTGVRIGFSYEVHDKKTGELRCVGTSCHCLLDEKNKPVFMRKRYPEKDAFFKELMKQQAEENA; encoded by the coding sequence ATGATAGATATGGAAATTAAGCCATATGAGCGTATGGTTTATTACTATGAAACTGACAGAATGGGAATCGTTCATCATTCCAACTATATCAGATGGTTTGAGGAAGCGAGACTGGACTGGATGAAGCAAGTTGGATGGGATTACAAGACCATCGAGGACGACAATATTATTATTCCGGTATTGTCAGTATCAGCGGAATATAAGACTATGTCCAGATATGGAGATAACGTTGTGATCTATGTAAAGCTTGCAGAGTACACAGGCGTCCGTATTGGATTTTCCTATGAAGTACATGACAAGAAGACCGGAGAGCTTCGGTGCGTCGGCACATCCTGCCATTGTTTGTTGGATGAGAAGAACAAGCCGGTGTTCATGCGGAAACGTTATCCGGAGAAGGATGCGTTCTTCAAGGAACTCATGAAGCAGCAGGCTGAAGAGAATGCGTAA
- a CDS encoding YkgJ family cysteine cluster protein encodes MLRNCSLDEISDGRLYEANDMVKAYCNECKGCHACCEGMGESIILDPLDIYRLTKETGKSFEALLADTIELNVVDGLILPNIKMVDGKCSFLNEAGRCSIHAARPGFCRLFPLGRYYEDGGFKYFLQIHECERAGKVKVKVSKWIDTPDLQKNTEYINRWHDFLKQVQEYMCKLPAANDEAKADDQTRQICMLILNLMYIARYEDQKDFYEQFEGRIVNLEKLIEHLG; translated from the coding sequence ATGCTTAGAAATTGTAGCTTGGATGAGATATCGGATGGACGTCTGTATGAAGCAAATGATATGGTAAAAGCATATTGTAATGAATGTAAGGGATGCCATGCCTGTTGTGAAGGGATGGGTGAATCGATTATTTTAGATCCTTTAGATATATACCGTCTGACGAAGGAGACAGGAAAAAGTTTTGAAGCCCTGCTTGCCGATACAATCGAACTGAACGTAGTGGATGGACTGATCCTTCCGAATATCAAGATGGTAGATGGGAAATGTTCATTTTTGAATGAAGCGGGAAGATGCAGTATCCATGCGGCACGTCCGGGCTTCTGTCGTTTGTTCCCTCTTGGACGATATTATGAGGATGGCGGTTTCAAATATTTCCTCCAGATTCATGAGTGTGAGCGTGCGGGAAAGGTGAAGGTGAAGGTGTCAAAGTGGATCGATACACCGGATCTTCAGAAGAACACGGAATATATCAATCGTTGGCATGATTTTCTGAAACAAGTGCAGGAGTATATGTGCAAACTGCCTGCAGCAAACGATGAAGCAAAAGCGGATGACCAGACCAGACAGATCTGTATGCTGATATTGAATCTGATGTATATTGCGAGGTATGAGGATCAGAAGGATTTTTATGAGCAATTTGAAGGTCGAATCGTAAATCTGGAAAAACTGATAGAACATTTGGGGTAG
- a CDS encoding ATP-binding cassette domain-containing protein: protein MSLYEIKGLTFAYPDIISERDDIYLDPCLNDINITIEQGEFVVVAGGSGSGKTTLLRQLKPVLTPRGKREGAITFAGQELSQMDEKMQTQKIGFVMQDVDAQLVTDKVWHELAFGLESLRLPTETIRKRVAEMCSFFGLNSIFHKKVNELSGGQKQLVNLASVLALSPDVVILDEPASQLDPMAARDFFRCLERINKELGITIIITEHRLEELWAMCDRFILLDHGMVLYDGTIQEGVHTLYETEPSIELPAACRIALGLQEKEQVPVTVTDGRNWLIRYDREHEQIDEVTTRAYKGEHKIIEIKDVFFRYDRMACDVLHGLNLSVYEGEILAINGSNGCGKSTLLSLIAGAGIPYRGRIRIGKGKKVGLLPQDPKLLFTASTVRGELGIEKNSNGAVAQDKTGQSSRYRITELCGLTKLLERHPYDLSGGEQQRLGLARVLIGMPDVILMDEPTKGMDAEFKQTFAEILRKLQMQGCTIVIVSHDIEFCAQTADQVCLIFDGETAVVNGVTEYFTGNEFYTTAAARIARGIVDHAVTVKDVLAVYGKNTDRSGTDAGASRKKADKTLTDIEDSEQTEKNTGKHKQSGVKSGQIEDKQHKSIVSGKAAFVHRLGLMITTLVMAACFIITIRQSDLTRLIDDGRVTSEGIMYIGIYVIFILTIGLFLCLLRPLAKAQDREIERRKRYHISRKNMIVTIACILAAAATIWMGKAVLSDRKYYFISLLVLIEMMIPFGVAFETRKVSARDLVTVAVLCALAAVGRTAFFMIPNFNPVIAIVIISGVAFGCETGFITGAVTMLVSNMVFGQGPWTPWQMFSMGLVGFAAGLIFNNSKIRGEQLTRLSLCVFGGFCCIIIYGGIMNPASVIMWQPTVNLQMIIAAYVTGFPFDVVQGFATVLFLWLMACPFLEKLDRIKIKYGVLCEVKEHA, encoded by the coding sequence ATGAGTTTGTATGAGATAAAAGGTCTGACATTTGCATATCCTGATATCATATCAGAGCGTGACGATATATATCTTGATCCCTGTTTAAATGATATAAATATTACGATCGAACAGGGAGAATTCGTTGTGGTTGCAGGTGGTTCCGGGAGTGGAAAAACCACATTGCTCAGACAGTTGAAGCCCGTGCTGACACCGAGAGGAAAAAGAGAGGGAGCAATTACCTTTGCGGGGCAGGAGCTTTCTCAGATGGATGAGAAAATGCAGACGCAGAAGATAGGATTCGTCATGCAGGATGTGGATGCGCAGCTGGTGACGGACAAGGTCTGGCATGAGCTTGCATTTGGACTGGAGAGCCTGAGACTTCCGACAGAGACAATCCGAAAACGTGTTGCAGAGATGTGTTCTTTTTTTGGATTGAATTCAATTTTTCATAAAAAAGTAAATGAGCTGTCCGGTGGACAGAAGCAGTTAGTGAATCTTGCATCTGTGCTTGCGCTGTCACCTGATGTAGTGATTCTGGATGAACCGGCCAGTCAATTGGATCCGATGGCGGCGCGTGATTTCTTCCGATGCCTGGAACGGATCAATAAGGAGCTTGGAATTACGATCATTATTACGGAGCACAGACTGGAAGAGCTGTGGGCGATGTGTGACCGTTTTATACTGCTTGATCATGGAATGGTCTTATATGATGGAACGATACAGGAAGGGGTGCATACTCTGTATGAGACAGAACCATCTATCGAGCTTCCTGCGGCATGCAGGATCGCACTTGGTTTACAGGAAAAAGAACAGGTTCCGGTGACTGTTACAGATGGAAGAAACTGGCTTATCCGATATGACCGGGAACATGAACAAATTGACGAAGTGACCACACGGGCATATAAGGGCGAGCATAAGATCATAGAGATAAAGGATGTATTCTTTCGATATGATCGGATGGCGTGTGATGTGCTGCATGGACTTAATCTGTCTGTCTATGAGGGTGAGATCCTTGCAATTAACGGCAGCAATGGATGTGGCAAATCCACCCTGCTTTCATTAATTGCCGGTGCGGGTATACCTTATCGGGGCAGAATCCGGATTGGAAAAGGGAAAAAGGTCGGACTGCTTCCGCAGGACCCGAAGCTGTTATTTACGGCATCCACTGTACGGGGAGAACTTGGAATTGAAAAAAATAGCAACGGTGCGGTGGCGCAGGATAAGACCGGACAGAGTAGTAGATATCGAATCACGGAGCTTTGCGGATTGACGAAGCTTCTTGAACGTCATCCATATGATCTGTCCGGTGGTGAACAGCAACGGCTGGGACTGGCAAGAGTATTGATCGGGATGCCGGATGTTATATTGATGGATGAACCGACAAAAGGGATGGATGCGGAATTCAAGCAGACCTTTGCGGAAATCCTCAGAAAATTACAGATGCAGGGATGTACCATCGTGATCGTGAGTCATGACATCGAATTCTGTGCACAGACTGCGGATCAGGTCTGCCTGATCTTTGATGGAGAGACAGCAGTTGTAAACGGTGTAACGGAATATTTTACAGGGAATGAATTCTATACCACGGCAGCGGCAAGAATTGCCAGAGGTATTGTGGATCATGCTGTTACGGTTAAAGACGTTCTTGCGGTGTATGGGAAAAACACAGATCGGTCAGGCACGGATGCAGGAGCTTCACGGAAAAAAGCGGATAAAACGCTAACAGATATAGAAGATTCCGAACAGACAGAAAAGAACACAGGCAAGCATAAACAGTCAGGTGTGAAATCCGGACAAATAGAAGATAAACAGCACAAGAGCATAGTGTCAGGTAAGGCTGCATTTGTACACAGACTAGGTCTGATGATAACAACGCTTGTTATGGCGGCCTGCTTTATCATAACGATTCGCCAGTCTGATCTTACCCGCTTGATCGATGATGGCAGGGTGACATCGGAGGGTATTATGTATATAGGGATATATGTGATCTTTATATTGACGATCGGGCTTTTTCTCTGTCTGTTGCGTCCTCTGGCAAAGGCACAGGACAGGGAGATTGAACGAAGAAAACGGTACCATATCAGCCGGAAGAATATGATAGTAACGATTGCCTGTATTCTGGCAGCCGCAGCTACGATCTGGATGGGAAAAGCTGTACTGTCGGATAGAAAGTATTATTTTATCTCGCTTTTGGTTTTGATCGAGATGATGATACCGTTTGGAGTGGCATTTGAAACCCGAAAGGTATCGGCAAGAGATCTGGTAACGGTTGCTGTCTTATGTGCACTGGCAGCAGTAGGAAGAACCGCATTTTTTATGATACCGAATTTTAATCCGGTTATAGCAATTGTGATCATAAGCGGAGTGGCATTTGGCTGCGAAACCGGATTTATTACAGGAGCAGTCACGATGCTGGTGTCAAATATGGTATTTGGTCAGGGACCATGGACACCATGGCAGATGTTTTCGATGGGACTGGTAGGATTTGCCGCCGGGCTTATCTTTAATAATTCAAAGATTCGGGGAGAACAACTGACGCGTCTCTCCCTTTGCGTATTTGGTGGATTTTGTTGTATTATAATATATGGCGGCATTATGAATCCTGCATCCGTGATCATGTGGCAGCCGACGGTCAATCTGCAGATGATCATTGCTGCTTATGTGACGGGATTTCCGTTTGATGTTGTACAGGGATTTGCCACTGTGTTATTTCTCTGGCTTATGGCTTGCCCGTTTCTGGAGAAATTAGACCGAATCAAGATAAAATATGGAGTATTGTGTGAGGTAAAAGAACATGCTTAG
- a CDS encoding DUF4430 domain-containing protein, translating to MAWIKKHLKKIIGILVVLLILVGAYWYGGNAPGSRGFGRPGTTSENTESTTQEAVSGEASDTEDADAEISDDAEWDDSSSSGQGSIKKNHSKRDTKKDDKGSEKDKSGIVTPDYSATTQEHKNGDTDVSEDPGTDSSQSTDNKTPSNGGGSSKKDGSGTEQSGPTEQPDTEVPTTEQPGVQSPTTTEQTSEDTVYTCTISINCSNILSNWDIFDKTKASCVPSDGWVLREMMVEFKKGQTVFDVLKNVTRTRAIQMEYSFTALYGSYYIEGINNLYEFDCGELSGWEYCVNGKFPAFGCSKYVLKDGDKIEWKYTCDLGADVGNPYFE from the coding sequence ATGGCGTGGATTAAGAAACATCTGAAAAAGATAATAGGAATTCTGGTTGTACTGCTTATACTTGTCGGTGCGTACTGGTATGGAGGAAATGCACCCGGCTCCAGGGGATTTGGAAGGCCGGGAACGACTTCTGAAAATACAGAGAGTACGACACAGGAAGCGGTTTCCGGGGAAGCTTCAGATACAGAAGATGCTGATGCGGAAATATCGGATGATGCGGAATGGGATGACTCATCATCGTCAGGACAGGGTTCAATAAAGAAAAATCATAGTAAAAGGGATACGAAAAAAGACGATAAGGGATCAGAAAAGGACAAGTCCGGAATCGTAACTCCGGATTATTCCGCCACGACGCAGGAGCATAAAAATGGAGATACGGATGTATCGGAGGATCCGGGGACAGATTCATCACAGAGTACGGACAATAAGACTCCGTCAAATGGTGGCGGTTCATCGAAAAAAGACGGTTCAGGAACAGAACAGAGCGGACCGACGGAGCAGCCGGATACAGAGGTACCAACGACGGAGCAGCCGGGAGTACAGTCACCGACCACCACGGAGCAGACGTCGGAAGACACTGTATATACTTGTACCATATCAATTAATTGCAGTAATATTTTATCGAACTGGGATATCTTTGATAAGACGAAGGCATCCTGTGTTCCTTCAGATGGCTGGGTCCTTCGTGAGATGATGGTTGAATTTAAGAAGGGACAGACGGTTTTCGATGTGTTAAAGAATGTGACCCGGACAAGAGCCATTCAGATGGAATATTCATTTACGGCATTGTACGGAAGCTATTATATAGAGGGAATCAATAATCTTTATGAGTTTGACTGTGGTGAGCTGTCAGGCTGGGAATACTGCGTAAATGGGAAGTTCCCTGCATTTGGATGCTCAAAATATGTTCTGAAGGATGGAGATAAGATAGAATGGAAGTATACCTGTGATCTGGGCGCGGATGTCGGAAACCCATATTTTGAATAG
- a CDS encoding fibronectin type III domain-containing protein, with the protein MRKMKKNREKMYRSRWTKIVSYILVTVMTVSLFGQVAANGTFDGTGKQAGTGTIAEISQVEAASDTAIDYKAVLKETSAAIEKTLEISYEYKLPIHYEKNKKGEYEEVKRTVKWWGPAIGSIGGEWTVIGECRYGMENAPWYRAYYNNITEYIKATYNINKEKYAVGDWDNQFLKLHKTKSTENSRIILALTSMGLDASDIEGYDLTGVLSDMTYVKKQGINGPIFALIALDSGNYEIKPLASGTAKTQVTREKLVTYILNNELKNGGFCLSGTSPDPDVTAMALQALVPYYKGSTDVSEQVRGQVTEAVNRGIGVLSEIQNEDGTYSSWGTKNAESTAQVLVALSGLGLDGDTDVRFIKNGHSVLDGLEQFYLTGKGAFEHVASDGGNQMATEQAFYALVSYDRYKNNKNTLYNMTDAVDARVMDLADCQVKISRTTYTYAGKAITPAVTVRMTGIDGISKELTAGTDYTVTYKNNTKPGKATVQISGTGMYKGMVSKTVSVYPAKASVKSVTNTKKGLTVTWKKVTGADKYILYRKAGSGAYKKYKTVSGAKTSYVDTGAKNGTTYSYKVCAYTAGLQGKNANTKAACRVTAVTAKAAKAGKRKLSVSWKKNSKASGYQIRYSLKSSFSGAKTVMVRSGKTTTKKLTGLKRRKRYYITVRAYKTVKGKKYYSSWSKKIRYGVD; encoded by the coding sequence ATGAGAAAGATGAAGAAAAACAGAGAGAAAATGTATAGATCGCGTTGGACAAAAATAGTTAGTTATATATTGGTAACGGTGATGACTGTTTCTCTGTTTGGGCAGGTTGCTGCGAATGGCACATTTGACGGAACTGGCAAACAGGCAGGCACAGGTACGATTGCAGAGATTAGTCAGGTAGAGGCAGCTTCGGATACTGCCATTGATTATAAGGCGGTTTTGAAAGAGACTTCTGCTGCAATCGAGAAAACATTAGAAATTTCATATGAATATAAATTGCCGATTCATTATGAAAAGAATAAAAAAGGTGAGTATGAAGAAGTAAAGAGAACGGTTAAATGGTGGGGACCGGCAATTGGATCTATTGGTGGGGAATGGACTGTTATCGGCGAGTGCCGTTATGGTATGGAAAATGCACCATGGTATAGGGCATATTATAACAATATAACAGAATATATAAAGGCAACATATAACATAAATAAAGAAAAATATGCAGTAGGAGATTGGGATAATCAGTTTTTAAAACTGCATAAAACAAAAAGTACTGAAAATTCTCGAATTATTCTCGCCCTTACATCTATGGGGCTTGATGCATCTGATATAGAGGGATATGATCTGACCGGTGTGCTGTCAGATATGACATATGTAAAAAAACAGGGAATCAATGGACCAATATTTGCATTGATCGCACTTGATTCGGGTAATTATGAGATCAAACCGCTTGCATCGGGAACAGCTAAGACACAGGTGACAAGAGAGAAACTGGTTACTTATATTCTGAATAATGAACTGAAGAATGGCGGCTTTTGTCTGTCGGGTACATCACCGGACCCGGATGTCACAGCGATGGCATTGCAGGCACTTGTTCCATATTATAAGGGAAGTACAGATGTTAGCGAACAGGTACGCGGTCAGGTGACAGAAGCTGTAAACCGTGGAATCGGTGTGCTGTCAGAGATACAGAATGAAGATGGAACATACAGCAGCTGGGGAACGAAAAATGCAGAGAGTACGGCACAGGTACTGGTTGCCTTATCCGGTTTGGGCTTGGATGGTGATACAGATGTTCGTTTTATAAAAAACGGACATTCTGTACTGGATGGTTTAGAGCAGTTTTATCTGACGGGAAAAGGTGCATTTGAGCATGTGGCTTCCGATGGTGGCAATCAGATGGCGACAGAACAGGCATTTTATGCGCTGGTATCCTATGACAGATATAAGAATAATAAAAATACTTTATACAATATGACAGATGCGGTGGATGCTCGTGTCATGGATCTTGCAGATTGTCAGGTGAAGATTTCCCGGACGACATACACATATGCAGGCAAGGCGATAACGCCTGCCGTCACTGTCCGCATGACAGGAATTGATGGAATATCAAAAGAACTGACTGCAGGAACAGATTATACAGTGACATATAAGAATAATACGAAGCCGGGAAAGGCGACTGTTCAGATATCAGGAACAGGAATGTATAAGGGAATGGTATCGAAGACAGTGTCTGTTTATCCGGCAAAGGCATCTGTGAAATCCGTCACAAATACCAAAAAAGGTCTGACTGTAACATGGAAGAAGGTAACAGGAGCAGACAAGTATATCTTATATCGTAAGGCAGGTTCCGGGGCATATAAGAAATATAAAACCGTTTCCGGTGCAAAGACTTCTTATGTGGATACCGGTGCAAAAAACGGTACGACATATTCTTATAAGGTATGCGCCTATACTGCAGGTCTGCAGGGTAAAAATGCGAATACAAAGGCGGCATGCCGCGTGACTGCGGTTACTGCAAAGGCAGCAAAGGCAGGAAAAAGAAAGCTGTCTGTGTCATGGAAGAAGAACAGTAAGGCGAGCGGATATCAGATCAGGTACAGCTTGAAATCTTCATTTAGCGGAGCAAAGACAGTAATGGTCAGATCAGGAAAGACAACGACCAAAAAACTGACCGGTCTGAAACGAAGAAAACGGTATTATATAACAGTGCGGGCATATAAGACGGTGAAGGGTAAGAAATATTACAGCAGCTGGAGTAAGAAGATAAGATATGGCGTGGATTAA